In Synechococcus sp. PCC 6312, one genomic interval encodes:
- a CDS encoding bifunctional aminoglycoside phosphotransferase/ATP-binding protein, with protein MTASLPPLIQAMLQPQFYPHPVQTPIRLLQTHISYVLLTGDYAYKVKKPADFGFLNFSTLERRHFFCQEELRLNQRLCPDLYLQVLGIEQDPKMSTQSAGAYGWSRGEGTICDYAIQMCQFDQAQLFSHLFAENALTPELMVQLGKQLAQFHGQAATSPDITNFGSPAAVQEIVENSYGLGQGFIGRSQTDAQYRETKAFTDQFFLHHSDWLLERQAQGKIRECHGDIHLNNICLYHDLIQIFDCIEFNQEFRNIDVIYDAAFLVMDLQFRGRPDLANAFLNAYLEWSNDYRGAVLLPLYLSMRAYIRGNVNSLALNDPAIPDTDKVTIAQTAAAYYHQAWGYTQPQTGALYVMVGVSGSGKSTVARQLAQQTNGIHIRSDAVRKHLAGLALDQRGDQAGGFGTGIYTPEMTHKTYDCLLDLGIFLADQGATVILDAKYDHQALRQTLISQARAKEIPLKFIYCTAPVEVLHDRLNQRQGDIADATTKILAAQMAVFEPFSLAEQACLHTIQTTDPLGPQLSQYNSH; from the coding sequence ATGACTGCCAGTTTGCCCCCCCTGATTCAAGCTATGCTTCAGCCGCAGTTTTATCCCCATCCGGTGCAGACTCCAATTCGGTTGTTGCAAACCCACATTTCCTATGTGCTGCTAACAGGGGACTATGCCTATAAGGTGAAGAAACCAGCGGACTTTGGCTTTTTGAATTTTTCGACCCTAGAGCGGCGACATTTTTTTTGTCAGGAAGAACTACGCCTGAATCAACGCCTCTGCCCGGATTTGTATCTCCAAGTCCTGGGAATTGAGCAAGATCCTAAAATGTCAACCCAGTCAGCAGGGGCGTATGGCTGGTCACGGGGCGAGGGGACAATTTGCGACTATGCCATTCAAATGTGCCAGTTTGACCAGGCCCAGTTATTTAGCCACCTCTTTGCCGAGAATGCCCTCACCCCAGAATTAATGGTGCAATTAGGAAAACAACTAGCCCAGTTTCATGGCCAGGCCGCGACTAGTCCCGATATTACCAACTTTGGCAGTCCGGCCGCTGTTCAAGAGATTGTCGAAAATTCCTATGGCCTGGGCCAAGGGTTCATCGGGCGTTCCCAAACAGACGCGCAATATCGAGAAACTAAGGCATTTACGGATCAGTTTTTCCTGCATCATAGTGATTGGCTTCTTGAACGCCAGGCCCAGGGGAAGATTCGCGAATGTCACGGGGATATTCACCTGAATAATATTTGTCTGTATCACGACTTGATTCAGATTTTTGATTGCATTGAGTTTAATCAGGAATTTCGCAACATTGATGTGATTTATGATGCGGCGTTTTTGGTCATGGATTTGCAGTTCCGGGGACGGCCGGACTTAGCCAATGCTTTTTTGAATGCGTATTTGGAATGGAGTAATGATTATCGGGGTGCGGTGTTATTACCCTTGTATTTGAGTATGCGGGCCTATATCCGCGGCAATGTGAATTCCTTAGCTTTGAATGATCCTGCCATTCCCGACACTGATAAGGTGACGATTGCTCAGACTGCTGCCGCTTACTACCACCAGGCCTGGGGCTATACTCAACCACAAACAGGCGCGCTCTATGTCATGGTCGGCGTTTCGGGTTCTGGTAAATCTACGGTGGCCCGTCAATTAGCCCAGCAAACTAATGGGATTCATATTCGCTCCGATGCCGTCAGAAAACATTTGGCAGGCCTGGCCTTGGATCAACGGGGGGATCAGGCAGGGGGATTTGGAACAGGCATTTACACGCCAGAAATGACCCATAAAACCTATGACTGTCTCTTGGATCTGGGAATTTTCCTCGCTGACCAGGGAGCAACGGTGATTCTTGATGCCAAATATGACCACCAAGCCCTGCGGCAAACGCTAATCTCCCAGGCCAGGGCCAAAGAAATACCCCTAAAATTTATTTACTGCACCGCACCTGTAGAAGTCCTTCATGACCGACTCAATCAACGTCAAGGGGATATTGCTGATGCCACAACCAAAATTTTAGCGGCCCAAATGGCTGTCTTTGAACCCTTTAGTCTCGCCGAACAGGCCTGCTTACATACCATTCAGACCACTGACCCACTTGGGCCGCAATTGAGCCAATATAACTCCCACTAA
- the psb34 gene encoding photosystem II assembly protein Psb34, which produces MPYTTDDDGRLNNFAIEPKIYEAQPPTPGQKRLYLVLGIGGVVLVLGLIGVAAAVS; this is translated from the coding sequence ATGCCCTATACCACCGATGATGATGGCCGGCTTAATAATTTTGCCATTGAACCCAAAATCTATGAAGCCCAGCCTCCCACGCCTGGACAAAAGCGGCTCTATCTCGTTTTGGGTATTGGTGGGGTTGTTTTAGTCCTAGGTTTGATTGGAGTAGCTGCGGCAGTATCCTAG
- a CDS encoding putative toxin-antitoxin system toxin component, PIN family, protein MSFIVVLDTNILISGLLTVNGNPFRCLALAKIGVIESVTCPEILAEFRDKLLHKFKFSPMMAQQAINEVRQFSRLVEITGTVQGVVADAKDDMVVECALIGQATHIITGDKRLLEIKTYQNITLLTAAEFITQL, encoded by the coding sequence ATGTCATTTATCGTTGTCTTGGATACCAATATCCTCATTTCAGGCCTCCTGACAGTCAACGGCAATCCCTTTCGTTGTCTAGCTTTAGCTAAAATCGGTGTCATTGAATCTGTAACTTGTCCAGAAATTTTGGCAGAGTTTAGGGATAAATTACTGCATAAGTTTAAGTTTTCCCCCATGATGGCCCAACAAGCTATTAACGAAGTGAGGCAATTTTCTAGACTAGTTGAGATTACTGGAACAGTTCAAGGAGTGGTGGCCGATGCCAAAGATGACATGGTTGTAGAATGCGCCCTAATAGGACAGGCCACACATATTATTACCGGTGATAAGCGTCTTCTAGAAATAAAAACGTATCAAAATATTACCCTTTTGACCGCTGCGGAATTTATCACGCAGTTGTGA
- the argH gene encoding argininosuccinate lyase, producing MSTSPQQPWSQRFESALHPAIAQFNASIGFDIALIEYDLTGSQAHAQMLGKTGIITPEDATEIVQGLEQIRQEYRQGEFNPGIEAEDVHFAVERRLTELIGDLGKKLHTARSRNDQVGTDTRLYLRQQIRDIQAQLRQWQTVLLDLAEAHVETLIPGYTHLQRAQPLSLAHHLLAYVSMAERDWQRLAEVYDRVNISPLGSGALAGTTFPIDRHYSAELLGFGGVYSNSLDGVSDRDFAIEFLCAASLIMVHLSRISEEVILWASEEFGFVTLTDSCATGSSIMPQKKNPDVPELVRGKAGRVFGHLQGMLVLMKGLPLAYNKDLQEDKEALFDAVATVKACLAATTILFQEGLVFRTERLAAAVESDFANATDVADYLTAKGVPFREAYNLVGKVVKTCVSQGKLLKDLTLGEWQVLHERFEGDIYAAIAPRQVVAARNSYGGTGFDQVRQALNNARIRLES from the coding sequence ATGTCCACATCCCCGCAACAACCTTGGAGTCAACGGTTTGAATCCGCCCTCCATCCCGCCATTGCCCAGTTCAATGCCAGTATTGGCTTTGATATTGCCCTGATTGAATATGATTTGACGGGTTCCCAGGCCCATGCCCAAATGCTCGGCAAAACTGGAATTATCACGCCAGAGGACGCGACCGAAATTGTCCAAGGCCTGGAGCAAATCCGCCAAGAATACCGCCAGGGCGAGTTTAACCCAGGGATTGAAGCTGAAGATGTCCATTTTGCTGTTGAACGCCGTCTGACGGAACTGATTGGGGATCTCGGCAAAAAACTCCACACCGCTCGCTCCCGCAATGACCAAGTGGGAACTGATACTCGGCTTTATCTACGGCAACAAATTCGCGACATCCAGGCCCAATTGCGGCAATGGCAAACCGTGTTGTTGGATTTAGCTGAAGCCCATGTGGAAACCCTCATTCCTGGCTATACCCATCTCCAGCGAGCCCAGCCCCTCAGTTTAGCCCATCATCTCCTCGCTTATGTTTCGATGGCCGAGCGGGATTGGCAACGTTTGGCTGAAGTTTACGACCGAGTTAATATTTCCCCCTTAGGGAGTGGAGCCTTAGCTGGGACAACATTTCCGATTGATCGTCATTACAGCGCAGAATTACTAGGTTTTGGGGGAGTTTACAGCAATAGTTTGGATGGCGTGAGTGACCGGGACTTTGCCATTGAATTTCTCTGTGCCGCTAGTTTAATCATGGTGCATTTGTCGCGCATCTCGGAAGAAGTGATTCTTTGGGCCTCGGAAGAATTTGGCTTTGTCACCCTCACCGACAGTTGCGCCACAGGGTCTAGTATCATGCCCCAGAAAAAAAACCCTGATGTACCGGAGTTGGTGCGGGGAAAAGCGGGGCGGGTCTTTGGGCATTTGCAGGGAATGCTGGTGTTGATGAAGGGCTTACCGTTGGCTTACAACAAAGACTTGCAAGAAGATAAAGAAGCTCTGTTTGATGCGGTCGCGACGGTCAAGGCCTGTTTGGCAGCCACCACAATCCTATTTCAAGAGGGCCTGGTCTTTCGGACAGAACGCTTGGCGGCGGCGGTGGAATCGGATTTTGCCAATGCAACCGATGTGGCGGATTACTTGACGGCTAAAGGTGTCCCCTTCCGAGAAGCCTATAACCTAGTCGGAAAAGTGGTCAAAACCTGTGTCAGTCAGGGGAAATTACTCAAAGACTTAACCTTAGGGGAATGGCAAGTCCTCCATGAGCGATTTGAAGGTGATATTTACGCAGCCATCGCCCCTCGACAGGTGGTGGCAGCCCGAAATAGCTACGGGGGAACCGGATTTGACCAAGTCCGTCAGGCTCTAAATAATGCCCGTATTCGTCTGGAATCTTGA
- a CDS encoding type II toxin-antitoxin system VapC family toxin: MRQNIIVDTGIIITALDSRDQYHQWVQEELLRIEPPLLTCEAVLSEVCFLVRRNAINLDSFFSMLASGSIVIDFAFQAQAEQIQRLITRYRSVPMSFADACLVRMSELMAQGTIFTLDRDFRIYRKSRDQVIPVLMPSEKDTL, from the coding sequence ATGCGTCAAAACATCATTGTTGATACCGGGATCATCATTACTGCCCTCGATAGCCGTGATCAATATCATCAATGGGTGCAAGAAGAATTATTAAGGATTGAACCACCCCTACTTACCTGTGAGGCTGTTTTGAGTGAGGTCTGCTTTTTAGTTCGGCGCAACGCTATTAATTTAGATTCATTTTTTTCGATGCTTGCGTCAGGCTCGATTGTGATAGATTTTGCGTTCCAGGCCCAGGCAGAACAAATCCAACGACTAATAACTCGCTATCGTTCTGTGCCGATGTCCTTTGCGGATGCTTGTTTGGTGCGAATGTCAGAACTCATGGCCCAGGGGACGATTTTTACCCTAGATCGTGATTTCAGAATTTACCGTAAATCCCGTGACCAAGTGATTCCTGTACTCATGCCCAGCGAAAAGGACACCCTATAA